In uncultured Draconibacterium sp., one genomic interval encodes:
- the ychF gene encoding redox-regulated ATPase YchF, with the protein MALKCGIVGLPNVGKSTLFNCLSSAKAQSANFPFCTIEPNLGVITVPDERLTKLEELVKPQRVVPTTVEIVDIAGLVRGASKGEGLGNKFLGNIRETDAIIHVLRCFENENITHVDETINPVRDKETIDIELQLKDLETVESRITKVEKQARTGNDPEAKRMYRILSKYKEVLMEGKSARTVEVDPSDAAAVKSLELLTNKPILYVCNVDEPAVIKGNAHVEAVKEAIKDENSEMLMIAAATEADIAELDDFEERQMFLDDLGLKEAGVSKLIKSAYKLLQLETYFTAGVKEVRAWTYHKGSKAPQAAGVIHSDFEKGFIRAEVIKYNDFVTLGSELACKEAGKMSIEGKEYVVTDGDIMHFRFNV; encoded by the coding sequence ATGGCTTTAAAATGTGGTATTGTTGGTTTGCCAAACGTCGGAAAATCAACATTGTTTAATTGTTTGTCGAGTGCAAAAGCACAGTCAGCAAATTTTCCTTTTTGTACAATCGAACCCAACTTAGGGGTGATAACTGTACCCGACGAAAGATTAACAAAACTGGAGGAATTGGTAAAACCGCAACGTGTGGTTCCAACAACAGTTGAAATTGTTGATATCGCCGGGTTGGTTCGCGGGGCAAGTAAAGGAGAAGGTTTGGGTAATAAATTCCTTGGTAATATTCGCGAAACCGATGCTATTATTCACGTATTGCGTTGTTTCGAAAACGAAAATATTACGCACGTAGATGAAACTATCAATCCGGTGCGCGATAAGGAGACCATTGATATTGAACTTCAGTTGAAAGACCTGGAGACCGTTGAAAGCCGTATTACTAAAGTTGAAAAACAAGCTCGTACAGGAAACGATCCTGAAGCCAAACGTATGTACCGTATTCTGTCGAAATACAAAGAGGTTTTGATGGAAGGAAAATCGGCACGTACAGTTGAGGTTGATCCATCGGATGCAGCAGCTGTAAAAAGCCTTGAATTGCTGACCAACAAACCGATATTGTATGTTTGTAATGTTGACGAGCCTGCCGTAATTAAAGGAAATGCACACGTTGAAGCCGTAAAAGAAGCCATTAAAGATGAGAATTCGGAAATGCTGATGATTGCAGCAGCAACTGAAGCCGATATTGCCGAGCTGGATGATTTTGAGGAGCGCCAAATGTTTTTAGACGATCTTGGATTAAAAGAGGCTGGCGTAAGTAAACTGATTAAATCAGCCTACAAATTGCTTCAGCTGGAAACATATTTTACTGCCGGAGTAAAAGAAGTGCGTGCATGGACTTACCACAAAGGAAGCAAAGCACCACAGGCAGCCGGAGTAATCCACTCTGATTTCGAAAAAGGATTTATTCGTGCCGAGGTGATTAAATACAACGACTTTGTGACTTTAGGATCGGAGCTGGCCTGTAAAGAAGCCGGAAAAATGTCGATTGAAGGAAAAGAGTATGTTGTAACTGATGGCGATATAATGCACTTCAGGTTTAATGTTTAA
- a CDS encoding sulfatase, producing the protein MKKLKYLIIILVFFSACKAEKTKEEQRPNILFILSDDHTSQAWGIYGGILKDVVYAPNISRLADEGVVLDNCFCTNSICTPSRATILTGRYSQHNGVYTLADALSPDSMNIAKVLQKNGYQTAIIGKWHLKTQPTGFDYFNVLPGQGRYWDPILKTKENWEDGYGGGKEYKGFSSDVISALGIDWMKNSDKTKPFMLMCNFKATHEPFDFPDRFKHLLDSVEIPEPESLYDAGPQTTGRTFPGQTLESLRDRYLENTRNSDYWAQYPELPFSVDGLNDKEQRRKTYQKLIKDFIRSGAALDDNIGKLLDYLDEAGLADNTVVIYTADQGYFLGEHGFFDKRLIYEESLRMPFVIRYPKELNGGNRIDDIILNIDFAALLADYAGVETPEFVEGESFRKNLKGNTPENWRTSMYYRYWLHLVKRPGHFGIRNESYKLAFFYGQGLGMKGAEEKATEPAWEFYDLQKDPKELHNVYTDPEYAGIIKQMKEDLLELRKQYDDTDEQYPVMKNILDKYWLQ; encoded by the coding sequence ATGAAAAAGCTAAAGTATCTGATTATAATTCTCGTATTCTTCTCGGCTTGCAAAGCAGAGAAAACGAAAGAGGAGCAACGCCCCAATATTTTATTTATTTTGAGTGACGACCACACCTCGCAGGCCTGGGGAATTTACGGTGGAATTTTAAAAGATGTAGTTTATGCTCCAAACATCAGTCGTTTGGCTGACGAAGGTGTTGTCCTCGACAATTGTTTTTGCACCAATTCCATTTGTACACCAAGTCGCGCCACCATTTTAACGGGACGTTATAGTCAGCACAACGGTGTTTATACGCTGGCTGATGCCTTGTCGCCCGATAGTATGAACATTGCCAAAGTATTGCAGAAGAACGGATATCAAACCGCAATAATCGGGAAGTGGCATTTGAAAACACAACCGACCGGTTTTGATTATTTTAATGTACTACCGGGGCAGGGACGCTACTGGGACCCTATTCTGAAAACAAAAGAGAACTGGGAAGATGGTTACGGCGGCGGAAAAGAATACAAAGGGTTTTCAAGCGATGTAATTTCGGCACTGGGAATCGATTGGATGAAAAACAGCGATAAGACAAAGCCCTTTATGCTGATGTGTAACTTTAAGGCTACCCACGAGCCTTTCGATTTTCCTGATCGGTTTAAGCATTTACTGGATAGTGTGGAAATACCGGAGCCGGAATCGTTGTACGATGCCGGACCGCAAACTACAGGGCGTACTTTCCCAGGGCAGACACTTGAATCGTTACGTGACCGTTACCTGGAGAATACGCGTAATTCGGATTATTGGGCGCAATATCCCGAACTTCCATTTTCGGTTGATGGCTTAAATGACAAAGAGCAGCGACGGAAAACCTACCAAAAGCTGATAAAAGATTTTATCCGTAGTGGTGCTGCACTCGACGATAATATTGGAAAACTGCTCGACTATTTGGATGAAGCGGGACTGGCCGATAATACAGTGGTTATTTATACTGCCGATCAGGGATATTTCCTGGGAGAACACGGTTTTTTTGATAAACGGCTTATTTACGAAGAGTCGCTTCGCATGCCTTTTGTAATTCGTTATCCCAAAGAGTTGAACGGTGGAAACCGGATTGACGATATAATTTTGAATATTGACTTTGCTGCATTACTAGCCGATTATGCAGGTGTTGAAACTCCTGAATTTGTGGAAGGAGAAAGTTTCCGCAAAAACCTGAAAGGCAACACGCCTGAAAACTGGAGAACATCGATGTATTACCGCTATTGGTTGCATTTGGTAAAACGGCCTGGACATTTTGGTATCCGAAACGAAAGTTACAAACTGGCATTCTTTTATGGCCAGGGGTTAGGCATGAAAGGAGCAGAAGAAAAAGCTACAGAACCGGCCTGGGAATTTTACGATTTGCAGAAAGATCCGAAAGAACTGCATAATGTTTACACTGATCCGGAATATGCAGGCATCATAAAACAAATGAAAGAGGATTTACTTGAATTGCGTAAACAGTACGACGATACCGATGAGCAGTACCCGGTAATGAAAAATATTCTGGATAAATATTGGTTGCAATAG
- a CDS encoding RNA polymerase sigma factor encodes MQGTDKNIIADLKDVNKRDLAFHQLVGTYQERLYWHIRKIVLNHDDADDVLQNTFLKVWRSIDNFREESSLFTWLYRIATNESITFINSKKKKSFMPLNDASEFLMDNLTSDPYFEGDEIQLKLQKAIVRLPEKQRIVFNMKYFDDLKYDEMSEILDTSVGALKASYHHAAKKIEDYLKNTD; translated from the coding sequence ATGCAAGGGACGGATAAAAATATTATTGCCGATTTAAAGGATGTAAACAAGCGCGATCTTGCTTTTCATCAACTCGTAGGTACTTACCAGGAGCGATTGTATTGGCATATCCGAAAAATTGTGCTGAACCATGACGACGCTGACGATGTTTTACAGAATACTTTTTTAAAAGTGTGGCGCAGTATTGATAATTTTCGCGAAGAATCGAGCCTGTTTACCTGGCTATATCGTATTGCCACCAACGAATCGATCACGTTTATCAATTCGAAAAAGAAAAAGAGCTTTATGCCCTTGAACGATGCCAGCGAGTTTTTAATGGATAATCTTACTTCCGATCCTTATTTCGAAGGAGATGAAATTCAGTTAAAACTTCAGAAAGCAATTGTACGTTTACCAGAGAAGCAACGCATAGTTTTTAATATGAAATATTTTGATGATTTGAAGTACGATGAAATGTCGGAAATTCTGGACACATCGGTTGGAGCATTAAAGGCTTCCTATCATCATGCAGCGAAAAAGATTGAAGATTACTTAAAAAACACAGATTAA
- a CDS encoding arylsulfatase, with the protein MKHLLLLVFLFFTVALNAAEKGTQPNIIFIITDQQRADALGCMGNAAVISPNIDKLAEAGATFVNAYSSVPSCTPARAGLLTGLSPWHHGMLGYGRVARKYKYEMPRMLSEAGYYTFGIGKMHWFPQKALHGFHGTLVDESGRVEQDGFVSDYRDWFKLLAPGEDPDKTGIGWNEHSSGVYQLNEKLHPTYWTGQTAVEIIENYNQDKPLFLKISFARPHSPYDPPQRFLDLYKEVQIPAPYIGEWDEQYEGLEGGKEAAFGDFGVEHAIESRRHYYASITFIDEMVGKIIQTLKDKGMYENTLICFTSDHGDMLGDHYHWRKTYAYEGSSNIPIIVKWPESLEGKVAPGSRLEQVTELRDFLPTFLDAAGEEIPDDMDGLSVLDLIKDPQTAWRDYIDLEHATTYSEDNYWCALTDGTWKYIWFYRTGKEQLFNLKTDPGEQKDLSFINLEVTETWRQKMVDHLGERGDGFVKGGKLVQRSETLLYSPNFPKDDRTPNELIQDWRKEYKGVIEN; encoded by the coding sequence ATGAAACATCTGTTATTACTTGTCTTTTTATTTTTCACTGTGGCACTCAATGCCGCAGAAAAAGGAACACAGCCAAATATTATTTTTATTATCACCGATCAGCAACGTGCCGATGCACTGGGCTGTATGGGCAATGCTGCGGTAATATCGCCTAATATCGATAAACTTGCTGAGGCAGGTGCTACCTTTGTAAATGCCTATTCGTCGGTACCAAGTTGTACGCCGGCACGGGCGGGTTTGCTTACGGGCTTGTCGCCCTGGCATCACGGAATGTTAGGCTACGGCCGTGTGGCTCGTAAATATAAATACGAAATGCCACGCATGTTGAGCGAAGCCGGTTATTATACTTTTGGCATTGGTAAAATGCACTGGTTTCCACAGAAAGCTTTGCACGGATTTCACGGAACTTTAGTAGATGAAAGCGGCCGTGTTGAGCAGGATGGATTTGTTAGTGATTACCGCGACTGGTTTAAATTGTTGGCCCCAGGTGAAGATCCGGATAAAACCGGGATTGGCTGGAACGAACACAGTTCGGGCGTTTATCAGCTCAACGAAAAATTGCATCCTACTTACTGGACCGGTCAAACTGCTGTTGAGATCATCGAAAATTACAATCAGGATAAACCTCTATTTCTAAAAATATCATTTGCGCGGCCGCACAGTCCTTACGATCCGCCACAACGTTTTCTCGATCTATACAAAGAAGTTCAGATTCCTGCGCCGTATATAGGTGAATGGGACGAACAATACGAAGGTTTGGAAGGTGGTAAAGAAGCAGCTTTTGGCGATTTTGGAGTAGAACATGCCATTGAAAGCCGGCGACATTATTATGCCAGTATTACCTTTATTGACGAGATGGTTGGAAAGATCATTCAAACGCTAAAAGACAAAGGGATGTATGAAAATACGCTTATTTGTTTTACATCCGACCACGGCGATATGTTGGGCGACCATTATCACTGGCGGAAAACCTATGCTTACGAAGGTTCATCAAATATCCCTATTATTGTGAAATGGCCTGAATCGTTGGAAGGTAAAGTAGCTCCCGGTTCCAGATTAGAACAAGTTACCGAACTGCGCGATTTTCTGCCAACATTTTTAGATGCTGCCGGTGAGGAAATTCCTGACGATATGGATGGTCTTTCCGTTCTCGATTTGATAAAAGATCCGCAAACTGCATGGAGAGATTACATCGACCTGGAACATGCAACAACCTATAGCGAGGATAATTACTGGTGTGCTTTAACAGATGGTACCTGGAAATATATCTGGTTTTACAGAACAGGTAAAGAACAGCTTTTTAACCTGAAAACTGATCCGGGAGAACAAAAAGATCTGTCTTTCATAAATTTGGAAGTAACAGAAACCTGGCGCCAAAAGATGGTTGATCATCTTGGCGAAAGGGGAGACGGATTTGTAAAAGGCGGGAAGTTGGTTCAGCGATCAGAGACTTTATTGTATAGTCCGAATTTTCCAAAGGACGACCGTACACCAAATGAACTGATTCAGGATTGGAGAAAAGAGTATAAAGGTGTAATCGAAAACTAA